From a single Ochotona princeps isolate mOchPri1 chromosome 12, mOchPri1.hap1, whole genome shotgun sequence genomic region:
- the INTS6 gene encoding integrator complex subunit 6 isoform X4: protein MSVESEQLTGVPLDDSAITPMCEVTGGRSYSVCSPRMLNQCLESLVQKVQSGVVINFEKAGPDPSPVEDGQPDISRPFGSQPWHSCHKLIYVRPNPKTGVPIGHWPVPESFWPDQNSPTLPPRTSHPVVKFSCTDCEPMVIDKLPFDKYELEPSPLTQFILERKSPQTCWQVYVSNSAKYSELGHPFGYLKASTALNCVNLFVMPYNYPVLLPLLDDLFKVHKAKPTLKWRQSFESYLKTMPPYYLGPLKKAVRMMGAPNLIADSMEYGLSYSVISYLKKLSQQAKIESDRVIGSVGKKVVQETGIKVRSRSHGSSMVYRKDFQQLLQGISEDVPHRLLDLNMKEYTGFQVALLNKDLKPQTFRNAYDIPRRNLLDHLTRMRSNLLKSTRKFLKGQDEDQVHSVPIAQMGNYQEYLKQVPSPLRELDPDQPRRLHTFGNPFKLDKKGMMIDEADEFVAGPQNKHKRPGEPNMQGIPKRRRCMSPLLRGRQQNPVVNNHIGGKGPPAPAAQAQPDLTKPLPLHNISETTNDSTVDDVIENHVTDQLSSDVTPNAMDTEFSTSSSPVSLLERPTNHTEALGHDHLGTNDLTVGGFLENHEEPRDKEQCAEENTPASSLSKGKKLMHCRSHEEVNTELKAQIMKEIRKPGRKYERIFTLLKHVQGSLQTRLIFLQNVIKEAARFKKRMLIEQLENFLDEIHRRANQINHINSN, encoded by the exons ATGTCCGTAGAATCAGAACAGTTGACAGGTGTGCCTTTAGATGACTCTGCAATAACACCAATGTGTGAAGTGACAGGCG gTCGCTCATACTCTGTGTGTTCTCCGCGAATGCTTAATCAGTGTCTAGAGTCCTTGGTGCAAAAAGTGCAAAGTGGGGTGGTAATCAACTTTGAAAAAGCAGGACCAGATCCTTCCCCTGTAGAAG ATGGGCAGCCAGATATATCAAGACCTTTTGGATCTCAACCTTGGCATAGCTGTCACAAACTCATATATGTCAGACCAAATCCTAAAACTGGGGTTCCTATAGGTCATTGGCCTGTTCCAGAATCTTTTTGGCCAGATCAGAATTCTCCAACACTA CCACCTCGTACATCTCATCCTGTAGTGAAGTTTTCCTGTACAGACTGTGAACCAATGGTTATCGACAAACTGCCTTTTGACAAATATGAATTGGAGCCTTCACCACTGACTCAGTTTATCCTGGAAAGGAAATCTCCTCAAACATGTTGGCAG gtATATGTGAGCAATAGTGCAAAATATAGTGAACTTGGTCATCCTTTTGGTTACTTGAAAGCCAGTACAGCACTGAACTGTGTCAACTTATTTGTGATGCCTTACAATTATCCAGTCCTCCTTCCCCTCTTAG ATGACTTGTTTAAAGTGCATAAAGCAAAACCAACATTGAAATGGAGACAGTCATTTGAAAGTTATTTGAAGACAATGCCTCCCTACTACCTTGGG cccttgaagaAAGCTGTTAGAATGATGGGAGCACCTAACCTAATAGCAGACAGTATGGAATATGGACTTAGTTACAGTGTCATCTCATACCTCAAAAAGTTGAGTCAACAG GCCAAAATAGAATCTGATCGAGTCATTGGATCTGTAGGTAAAAAAGTAGTACAGGAAACTGGTATTAAAGTCCGAAGTCGATCACATGGTTCATCAATGGTATATAGGAAAGATTTTCAACAGCTGCTTCAGGGAATTTCAGAGGATGTCCCTCacagactgctagatcttaataTGAAGGAATACACTGGGTTCCAAGTTGCTTTGCTAAATAAG GATTTGAAGCCTCAAACATTTAGAAATGCCTATGACATACCAAGACGTAATCTTTTGGATCACTTGACGAGAATGAGATCTAATCTTTTGAAGAGCACTCGTAAATTTCTTAAAGGACAGGATGAAG atcaaGTGCACAGTGTTCCTATAGCACAAATGGGGAATTACCAGGAATACCTCAAGCAAGTACCTTCTCCACTGAGAGAACTTGATCCCGATCAGCCTCGACGGCTGCATACATTTGGCAACCCATTTAAGCTGGATAAAAAG GGTATGATGATAGATGAAGCAGATGAATTTGTGGCTGGACCTCAGAATAAGCATAAGCGACCCGGTGAACCAAACATGCAAGGGATCCCTAAGCGTCGTCGGTGCATGTCTCCTCTCTTGAGAGGCCGGCAGCAGAATCCTGTCGTGAATAATCATATCGGAGGCAAAGGACCACCTGCACCTGCGGCTCAAGCACAGCCAGACCTCACTAAGCCCCTTCCTCTTCATAaca TTTCAGAAACTACTAATGATTCAACAGTGGATGATGTGATAGAAAATCATGTTACAGACCAACTTTCATCAGATGTTACACCAAATGCTATGGATACTGAATTTTCAACATCATCTTCTCCAGTCAGTTTACTGGAACGACCAACCAATCATACAGAGGCTCTTGGACACGATCATTTAGGAACTAATGACCTCACTGTTGGTGGATTTTTAGAAAATCATGAGGAACCAAGAGATAAAGAACAGTGTGCCGAGGAGAATACACCAGCATCTTCACtaagcaaaggaaagaaattaatGCATTGCAGAAGCCATGAAGAGGTCAACACTGAATTAAAAGCacaaataatgaaagaaatcCGAAAACCAGGAAGAA AATATGAAAGAATCTTCACTTTACTGAAGCATGTGCAAGGCAGTTTACAAACAAGactaatatttttacaaaatgtcaTTAAGGAAGCGGCAAG GTTTAAAAAACGAATGCTGATAGAACAACTAGAGAACTTCTTGGATGAAATTCATCGAAGAGCTAATCAGATCAACCACATTAATagcaattaa